The following nucleotide sequence is from Geotrypetes seraphini chromosome 10, aGeoSer1.1, whole genome shotgun sequence.
atcattcctattccagggtttttcaaagaggtcaaagcagatgactctatgcactatcacctcagtaacaaccatacaaaaatagacaaatatacccccctccctttttactaaaccacgatagcagtttttagcgcagggagctgcactgaatgcccagcactgctctcgacactcataggctccctgcgctaaaaacctctattgcggtttagtaaaaggggaccttagtgtaaaatatagacagcagatataaattcagacacattttgatcactaaatttaaaataaaatcattttccctaccttgtctggtgatttcatgagtctctggttgcactttcttcttctgactgtgcatacaatctttcttcccttcttttagcctgtatgcttcctctcctccagacctcattccttcccccaacttttccttcctcttccctgccctttctttctctctgcctccctttcatttttttctgtttctcttctttccttctgtctccctgcctgccctttttctttctttctccctgccctcccccaagccactgccactgccattaccatcggggaccaggacccaaacgccaccaataacaggccccaagctctccctgcttcggccaaccagcattcctctccccgacgtccgttctgccatcgggaagaggaaggctgatcagcccaagatcgtgatcaacctattgggggaaatgctgccgggtcctgccttcgcggaaacagaaagtaggcaggacccggtaggaagaagaacaaatgcttcactaacctgtctcccgcattagcccgtagcgaacgcttgcttcagggctctcaacatgtgcgtgccggcttcccttctccccccccccggacataacttccggtttcggagggaagagaagaagagaagccggcacgcacacgttagagcccggagcataagttgctacgggctgaaatctccaagccggttttttgggggttctttaaatgttcagcagcggcagatgacagctgggcggaccgcccagctaaaaggccctagggagaacactggagaggaaggctgatcggcccgtagatcaggacggcaacacgagtctatcacagagcccgggatgggctccgcgatcgactcgcgttgccttcctgagctactggtcgattgcgatcgacgcgttgggcacccctgccctaagacaTAGGAAAAGTGCACTGAAAGCATTATCAGACCAGAAGTGGCCTTAAGATCAGTTTCAGATTATATGGAAAGCACAGGATGGACCCTTGTCTTTACTGAAAATAGTAGCAGTAAGTTTAAATTGCCTACATCATTAGGGCAGATGTACTAAAATATTCCTTCTCAGTTTTCACTTATCTATTATAAAagatggaatttttttttctatactatCTACACCACCATTTCCTGATCTATTCAATTAGATCAATACCTGGGATTTAGCTTAAGGGCTATGAACATTGAATCAAATTCCATAGTACTGTAGTCACAGATGAAAGTGCAAGGGGTGCTAGACTAATTTAATGCAGCACTCAAGTGGTGTGATTTGACATGGGAATGTTCAAAGTTAAATACTTATTAatctgcttttgttttattttatctccATCCTCAAACACTGCAGATACCCCCATGATGTAGTGAATCGCTTGAGCTGCGATGAGGCCAAACGCTATTACGGAGGCATAGTGAGCGTTATTCCTATTGCCATGGATTTCATCAAGGATGGTGCAGCCCAAATACAAAAGCCACGGCACAAATTTCTGGTAAAAACCATGAAATGCAAAATGCCTGGAGTTAAGCAGAATGGGGCCAGAGGATCCCAGCTCCCCACCCATTCTGTTGGCGTTCAAACTTTGATTAGTATGAAAACAACTGCACCCAACTCCCTAAACAGGAAAACAAGAGAGGTCATGACAGGGCTATTGAACCCTCCTTGGAAACATGCTGGGCCATACAATAAGTGGATGTGAGGAATTCCATAGGGTACAACCAGGAGTAAAGCTCACTGGAAAGAGAAGCACAAAGATTAACCTGTCATGTTTTATACCAGGATTGTGCAGCTAGCTTCCAAAATTCCAACTTCCTCACACACTTCTTTAGCTTTGGTAATTATTCATGGCCTGTGCTATTTCTACTTGTGCCTGAGCCAACCATAACTGGCACACTCTGCCTCTTTTGCTTCAGAGACAAGAAACTGTACATTACACTGTACATtacactggaaaatgtccagtcaaatcttttgtaatccgccttgaactgcaaggtataggcggaatagaaatccgtaatgtaatgtaatgtaacaaagGTAGCTTATTCTTTACTGCTTTGCTATGGGCCATTGTTTCTGTATAACATAGAAAGAGCTAGGTAATCAACTAGAATCAGAGCATTATACTATCGCAACCCTTTAAAACAGAATGCTgtataaaagacaaaaaaaaaaaaaaaaaatcagcgtcCTGAAGTTCAATAGAAAGGATTTGACTGGTTTAAATTCTACTTGCAGTAAAACTCCTTTTTCCtatttataaaaaggaaaaaggggcattattttgttttaatactgaaaaaaaaaaaaaaaaagaaaagcaggtACAATCAATTCCAAACACTTTAGTGCTATTACTGTAACTACTGTAAATGATTGCTTTCACATTTTATCAAGTTGAATTCTGGAATCTGTTCAGTTTCACAATTTGCTGCAATTATGCTTAAATGCAAATTGGAACAGTACCaagaagaatttttttaaaattttttactgTGCTTCAGATTCCACTTTATTTCCTTTTTCCAGTGTCTATTGCATTAAGCTTGCTGAAGTGTCACTGGGAAGTATCAAGAGGTAACAGTGCAAGAAGCaggtggcatagttttagtgTATAATTTTATTTACTTTGTAGACAATCATGAATTTGATAATGCAAACTGTATGAAACCCAGCCTCCAATCATAGTGGCTTACTTATTAAAAGGCAAGGAGCTGAGagtcagggattttttttttctatattctaAGCCTGAACTCCAGTTCCTTGTAAAATGTTAGTGCAATCACTCTCTGTGCATTAACTGTTCCCACTCCCTTACAGTAGTCATGAAATGACCAGCACCAGCTCTGTCCTAAGAGTAGTGGCTCCCTTTGGATAACTGCTTCATTTCATAGAGGATGCACATTATGCCTGTGACAGTTTCTCAGAAGCACTGCAGCACCTTGCCACAATTCGCATCCACTGGACATGTAGTGTCGGTTTCTTCCGTCTCCATAAAACGATGAAGATCCTCCAGAAAAGGAAAAGTGCAAAAGTAAGAGGCAACATCATTTCCTCAGCTAGACAACTGCCTTCACCCCTTTTAGCTCCCCTTTAAAGGGCTGtagtgcaataaaaaaaaaattctcagcaGTCTGTTTTAAATTAGATTTTTGCTCCAAGCAATTTTGGGTACTGCAATAGAACTTTAACCAGACTTGTGTTAGAAGAGAGGAAATGCATTATTTAGTAATCCCAGGCATCACTTTACCAGTCAggtgttgatgggggggggggggggcatctgcaGGTATACCTAGAGCAGTGTGCTCACTCTTTGCAAAAAGGTGACACATCACACCCAAACCAGTGCAAAATGATATCACTTTATTTGTTCACAGTTACACAAGCCCAATGCTTCCATTTCACAACATTCTAACATGGACAACTGAAACCATAGTATTTGGTTCAATTTTGCTTCAATTGTACCTTTACACCTGGCcttgtgttttaattttttttttaatttttttttaacatgcttaAAAACAGCAAGGCAAGAACAGTTTATACtcaggggaaaaagaaaaaaaaaaaaaaagtaatccactcaaaaggaaaaaaatacaaacgcATTCTTTTCCTCATTACAGATGGGACTGTCAAGTAGCCAATGACTGAGCAATCCACATCATAATTTCAGTTTAAAGTTATCACACTGCAGAAACTTGTTCCACTTTATTCCTTGTGGTTCATTAAATACTATTCCTAGCCCCATACAGCTAAGTGCCTTCCTTCTCTCGTATTGCAAATTCAAAACACATCTAGGAGGCATTCAGTGATAAGGATCAAGGGCAGTCAACTAGGGACTTGGCAAACATGAGCAATAAAGCTAGTACCGATCATTTTCACAAGGAGACAAAATAGTTAAGAGTGCACCTGATTCGAAAACCCTTTtaaccccagaaaaaaaaattatgtgcaTGATCATTTTGTAAGCAGCCTATAATTTGACCTTCATATGCAGAAGTTTGAATGGACATGTTTGCCTCAGTCTCTTAATTGAGTTCCTAATTCATTCTAGTACTGAAAACAGGAGGAGGAAGACTACAGCTGTCCAGCAAGGGGCATCTGTAAAGTCCGAGTGTGCACGGGGTTGGGGGGTGCAGCCTCTACTAACATCAGAACTTGGGAGATGGCTACTGGCTAGATGAAAAGTAAGAGCTTACAACAAAATGCATTGAGTACCTAAAAGTCTTTCTTGCTCTGCTAGAAGCAGTCAATTGCTTTTGTATACTCAGGGGGAGGCGGGGACTGAAAAGTACTTTAGAAAATATTCTTGTTCCTCTATTCTATAGACTATTATCCTCAACCCAGGGTTCAGGTGTCAAATTAGTATATTTTAAATGAGGCCCAAGCTCATGACTGCAAGCAATATGGTGAAAGAGCAAAAATGTGTGCAATAGGCAAGTATTAGCCAGTGTACCAATCCTTCCTATAAGAAAATGACTTTCAGGTCCAGTTTCAAACTTGTTCTCATGAACTTTTGTACTCCCAGCCCCTGCCTTTTCACCAAGTCACTGTACAACAGAAGCAGGACCCATACAAAGACTTCTTGTAAACGGCATCTAGTACTAATCTGACAAGTTCAGTTTCTCCAGGGTCTAGCTAAAAAAGACCTGGTGCTTTGTTTATAGGACACCTGAAATAGTTCCTTTTGGGGGACTGCTTTTTGTCCTGCTGAGCCAAGCTAAGACGGACAGTGAGATATAGGCATAATAAAACTTCTGGCAAACAATACATCTCAAACTCCCCAAATACAAAAAGTTTTAGATCTAGGACAAAAATAAAGTGCTTTTAGGTTCTAAGGTCACTTTTACCACATGGTACTGCAATAGTCAAGTAATTAACTTATGCAAACTTGCTGTGCAGGTCAAATTAAAACCCTGGCAGTATTCCACATCAAGCTTAGAATACTGGTGTTAGAAGATTATGCTGtaattggaagaaaaaaaaaaaagtggttggTGGAGGGGCAGAGGCACTAAAGTCCTTCTCAACTGTGCTATTCTGGTTAGAGAGAAATTTTAAACTGTGGTACAGATCTTAAGTTCAAAAAGGgtgccaacaacaaaaaaacccacaaacccCACCCCAGGGCATTTGCCATCTTCCCCTCTCAACAAACACCAAGTTGTTATTTGAGCTTGTCagcattaaaataaaattacaataatGTTCAAGCAGCCAGTTCTATGTTGAATTAAAAACTGTACAGCTCATACTAAGGTGGGCAGGTAACTTTAGGCCCTGGACCATTACTGAAATCAATACCTACTCTATCTTATGGATATATACTCCCTCTCCCCCAAAAAGCAATTTCTAAATCCTTAGATCACAGCTGATTCCCAAACTGTCACTCAGGTTACATCAATGCCAACTCAGCATAGAAACTTAATGAGAAGGGAACAtgaaatgcatttttttaaaaatttggaaaCAGTTAATACTATAGACGACAGCAATCCAGTAACATCACTTCTGATCTCCACCCTGCTAGACTCCATTATTCACAGCTATCCAAGGATTAGTGGTATAAAAACAAGCATATGTGATTAAAACATTTTGTCTTATTTCACCAAAAAAAGGGGAGGTGATATAGGAGTTTACATCTAATGAAGactagaaaacatgaaaaatacACTAGATACAGACTAGTATAGTGAATGGTTGCAAAGCCCAAGTACTCACCACCTGAACATGAGCAACTGGAACCCTGAGCATTTCAGCCAAGAGGAAAAggaaatatgaagaaatatgATGTCCAACATTAGGAGGTTGCATACATTCCAACAGTGAAGCAAAGAGGATCCACCCCAAACACCTTTTACAAGTGTGTCCCATTTATAAAGGGGGAAGTAGAGAAAGAGGTGAGTATGCAGAACCAACCAACAAGTTTTCCAGTTGCTATGAATAGCTCTAACTGAAATTCAAGTTTGAAGACTTCTAGAGTGTGATCAACTCACTTATTCAAACTGCAGCTTTGAGGTTCTCATTGCATCCACTCCAAGGATAGTGGGGAAAAAAAATACTCAACACCGACAGgttcttttttaattttgctGTGTTGTTTCGTTATAGTCCATGATATGCAGTTGCCCAGCTCTTGGGTCCTGATGAGACTCGGGCAAGATGGATGTGTCCAGGCCAGGAGCAATTTTGGTCTCACTACTCACTTCTTTGCATAGTTCAGCTTTTGAAGTCTGGAAAAGGCTATGGATAGGTAGAGTCTCATCACACTGGCTCTCACTCTTATTACGGAACAACTCTCGGGCCCTCATCCCTAGGAAGCTGTTAGAGTTTGGGTAAGAGCCTACAGTCAAAGGGACTCTGCTGGAAGGCTCGGGTACAGATACTTCCTGGCAATGGCTAGGAAGCCTTTCAGGGGTGGTTAATTCGTTACCATTGCTCCCACTGCCACAAGTGTTATTTCCTCCATTTCTACCATAAGGCTCTTCACCATGTCCTGATGAAAAAGTAGAAACTAATGCAGTGGTGGAGTCCATCCTAGAGAAGAATCATtaaaaaacagttaaaaaaaaaaaaaaaagaaaaacacctcACATATCCTTTCAGTAGCATTTATTAGAACAAAATCACTGATGTCCCTTTACTCAGGGATTAGATGTACCAGATCCTTATGCTGTTTGCCATGTTTAACAGAATGAACCAAAACACAGTATTTAAATGCTGAACAATTAAGACTATAATGAGTATAGAATATagtgggcgtgttagcatttagcatgcactaatatttagtaaaagaccttagtaaaagacccccctaagTTCATACACAGATATACTGGTTCCAAACATGAGAAGTTTATCCttcagttaaaaataaaacagatctCTATCTTCCATAATAAGATTTAAGTTAAATATTTGACAGTTATTCCTGATGCTGGTACATTCAACTGAAGAATTTTATCAGCTGAACAGGAAATATTTAAGCCTTCAGTTCTATTCCTTCCCCTCCtacaagcacttttttttttttgtttaaggcCAATGGAGCATTTGGAGCCAGCCTGATAGTAACCTGGCCCAGACTATGAACTGGGCTACTCATCACACACCAAGTTAGGAATGAAACAGGTCTTCAAAAAGTAGAGAGTCAAGGCTGTTCCTACCATAATCAACATAAAAACTTAACACTTTAAAAACTTGATCCTTTTCATGTAGTTTCTACTGGTAGTTCTGGATTTCCTGTTCTAATTGGAATGACACATACCAGAATTTGAGTATATGGATAAAAATTTCTACTTAGTATTTAACTTATTAGTGATAGCCCAACAAAACCAAAGTGTTCTGGCTTCGTAATTTAGTTTCTATTGTTCCTTCAACCATTACACTAACTTCTGGAATGTCCTTCAAAACAAACCTCCAGGGTTCTTGGAGTTATATTATACGCTTAGCTTATAAAACCTCAAATTAGCTTATGGACGAAAACATAGTTTGAGAAAATTAAgatttatataatatataaatctcAAACTATATATGTTTTCTCAAACTATATATGTTTTCGTCCATAAGCTAATACGTAATACatgcatacacacatacatatatacatacaccatgccgagctccacttccgtggagaggatgcggtatataaacttaaggtttagtttacttATTTTGCAATACTTATTTGGGAGTTTACCTTTAAATATTAGGATGGAACTGAGCTACTTCAGTTTTTGTAAGAAACTGAAAAAAACTGAGTATTTCAATAAAGTTTCATTGATTTTAATGATAACTACTATTAGAATTTTTGTAATTTCCCATTATTAGTATATTAGGCTCATTTTGCTGTAAAGTTGCCTTGAACCTCTTGTTAGTATTAGTGTGATAAATAAAATCATACATCTGATtaggtttctcttttttctcttctgAAAATGGTCTTCTGGACAtaatttaaatttgtattttaaaattgGCCACCAAATCActaaaaacaaatgctaatccaaaatatgctgagaccagtaaaatggccTTTTGCTGTGTGGGGGTCAAAGTATGGAACGCTTGTCGGTCAATTATGTAAATGGTATGacaagggtaatttcagaaaactaaacacagttatttgttaatgcattaaTTTAAGGAACTGATCTTTGTGACTGTTCTTTTGAAGGGCACTTTATGcgattttctgatgattatatgcTAATGTTTAGTTTTATTTGTTTTACTGAATTATGTAAAACACGATTTGTAAACCGTttgtttaaacggtatataatttttttttaaataaataaatccttgtGACTAATTATCAAATCAAATGACATGTTCAAGTTCCATACATCTTTGTACTTCATAAATACACACTCGGATCAAATTCTTGGTTCAATCCATTAGGAATCATAAAAATTTGGTACTTAATTTCTAATGAATTGAACCAACTAGATCCGAGTGTAAATTTATGAAGAACAAGAACATGTAAGTGATTTGATAAGTAGTCATAGGCACTTAGGGGGAATTCTAAATCCAGcatctaagttaattgaaaaacgccattagaaatggcaaaaatcGAGGTTAAAGCTCCTATCAGCGCCCAAATAAAAATAGGCACCAGAATCATGCTTTACAGTGCCTAACAccactatgaacataagaattatcatactgggacagaccagagatccatcaagcccagtatcctgtttccaacagtggacaacccaggtcccaagcacctagttagatccaagtagcaaaacagattctatgctgcttatcctaggaataatcagtggatttccttgaactatggacttctcttttagaaaattatccaaacttttttttttttttaacccactaagctaaccgatttaaccacattctctggcaatgaattcaagttcaattacacattgtgtgaagaaatattttctcttgtttgttttaaatctactacttagtagcttcatcgcatgtcccctagtcctagtatttttgtaaagagtgaacaagcgattcacatctaacctttccactccactcattttcTATCATCACACCTGAACCgtcttctccaagatgaagagccgtAGCGctatagcctttcctcataggaaagtcataccatcccttttatcatgtgTCACCTTTCTTTGTATctttaattccactatatctttttggaaATATTCAAGGTGAAGCCGTACCACTGAATGATACAAGTGCTTTataaaacattttcatctttgttttccattcctgtcCTAataattctatttgctttcttagcaccaaaacataagactagccttactgggtcagaccaatggtcaatcaagcccagaagcccattctTATGtttgccaatccagatcactagtacctggccaaaaccaaagagtaataacattccatactactgatccagggcaagcagtggcttccctcatgtgtctcaataacagactatggacttttcttccaggaaattgttcaaacctttctaaaaaccagctacgctatccactcttaccacaacctctggcaatgtgtacCAGAGTTTAActtttctctgaatgaaaaaatatttccttctattggttttaaaagtatttccctgtaacttcaccgaatgtcccctagtctttgtaatttttgatggcatgggaaaaaaaaaaaaatccgatccacttgtacctatgctactccactcaggattttgtagacttcaatcatctcccctcagctgtctcttttccaagcagaagagccctaacttAGTCTTTCCtcagccgccacacattgcgccgcatcacatagctatagttcaggttcctctttcccatatgcatcataagaacata
It contains:
- the SPACA9 gene encoding sperm acrosome-associated protein 9 isoform X1, whose amino-acid sequence is MGEAPPQTMKTLEDQCKIFKQQQFIFIRALDNARENAHDKINSVKNINQVQHYLENNCYNLTDKRILTMFLDTCSDLNKFCTRLECKHPEIGKQGGPISKCKTLLTPTTDLTTVRAKYPHDVVNRLSCDEAKRYYGGIVSVIPIAMDFIKDGAAQIQKPRHKFLVKTMKCKMPGVKQNGARGSQLPTHSVGVQTLISMKTTAPNSLNRKTREVMTGLLNPPWKHAGPYNKWM